One part of the Dysgonomonadaceae bacterium PH5-43 genome encodes these proteins:
- a CDS encoding polysaccharide export outer membrane protein (product_source=KO:K01991; cath_funfam=3.30.1330.30,3.30.1950.10; cleavage_site_network=SignalP-noTM; cog=COG1596; ko=KO:K01991; pfam=PF02563; superfamily=160207; transmembrane_helix_parts=Inside_1_232,TMhelix_233_255,Outside_256_260), with protein sequence MRNIKNIILALLFVFSLTSCLTTKQTNLLQEGKGNISGSSDVKIEEYTIKEGDELMVRITVPVDSRKAAAMFSLFSGTGGGYGSDSGDRLRTLSVSSDGTIYFPYLGDIKVINKTVQEVQGTLEKRIKEEILTDEGCNVYVNLSNRYYSVIGESNSGRYNINKEHLTIFQALSQSRDIKPYGDRSIVKIIRETKEGTLIKTFDLRSSDVVNSEFYYIQPNDIIYIQPMKKQFFGINSFGAIFAIVSSVASLGIMIYNLTK encoded by the coding sequence ATGAGGAATATAAAAAATATAATACTTGCTTTGCTGTTTGTCTTTTCTTTAACATCTTGTTTGACAACCAAACAGACTAACTTATTGCAAGAAGGGAAAGGGAATATTTCAGGTTCTTCAGATGTGAAAATAGAGGAATATACAATCAAAGAAGGAGATGAATTGATGGTCAGAATAACAGTTCCTGTTGATAGCAGAAAAGCAGCGGCTATGTTTAGTCTGTTTTCAGGAACGGGAGGAGGTTATGGTTCCGATAGTGGTGATAGATTAAGAACTCTGTCTGTTTCTTCAGATGGGACTATTTATTTTCCTTATCTTGGAGATATAAAAGTAATCAATAAAACGGTACAAGAAGTTCAAGGAACTCTTGAAAAAAGAATAAAAGAAGAAATACTAACAGACGAAGGTTGTAATGTTTATGTTAATTTATCCAATAGATATTATAGTGTTATTGGAGAGTCGAACTCTGGACGTTATAATATAAATAAAGAACATTTGACTATATTTCAAGCTCTTTCGCAAAGTCGCGATATAAAACCTTATGGAGACCGTTCCATCGTAAAAATAATTAGAGAAACTAAAGAAGGTACTCTTATTAAAACATTTGATTTAAGAAGTTCAGATGTGGTTAATTCAGAGTTTTATTATATACAGCCTAATGATATAATATACATTCAACCAATGAAGAAACAATTCTTCGGAATAAATTCTTTTGGAGCTATTTTTGCAATAGTATCATCAGTAGCATCTTTAGGCATTATGATTTACAACTTAACTAAATAA
- a CDS encoding polysaccharide export outer membrane protein (product_source=KO:K01991; cath_funfam=3.10.560.10; cog=COG1596; ko=KO:K01991; pfam=PF02563; transmembrane_helix_parts=Outside_1_228,TMhelix_229_251,Inside_252_253) has product MMGKLYRNILLIIITTLLLPSCITNKQKLYLQDTNVVYPSVPFEEYKLCVNDEIIYYLMTSDEETQALFNGSQGGASSVQSNNAMTYQIHNDGCVDLPTLGKINIVGKTLKEAERILTSEFKKIIFDAEVKISLSNNYFYIQGDGGKGQFYLYRENLNIFQALAMAGDISNTGDKKHIKIIRQGSDGLDHVKTFDLRSESIIGSEYYYIKPNDVIYIPTNSNSFFRIDSFTSFVSFVVTPLSLIIMAVSLFNN; this is encoded by the coding sequence ATGATGGGAAAATTGTATCGTAATATTCTATTAATAATAATAACAACGCTGTTATTACCCTCTTGTATAACTAATAAGCAAAAATTATATCTTCAGGATACTAATGTTGTATATCCATCTGTCCCTTTTGAAGAATATAAACTTTGTGTGAATGATGAGATTATTTATTATCTTATGACATCAGATGAAGAAACACAGGCTTTATTTAATGGTTCTCAAGGAGGAGCGTCATCTGTTCAATCTAATAATGCAATGACCTACCAAATTCATAATGATGGTTGTGTTGATTTACCGACTTTGGGTAAAATTAATATTGTAGGAAAGACTTTAAAAGAGGCAGAAAGAATACTTACATCTGAGTTTAAGAAAATAATATTTGACGCAGAGGTTAAAATTTCGTTATCAAATAACTATTTTTATATACAAGGAGATGGCGGTAAAGGACAATTTTATCTCTATAGAGAGAATTTGAATATTTTTCAAGCTTTGGCTATGGCAGGAGATATTTCTAACACTGGGGATAAAAAACATATAAAAATAATAAGACAAGGTAGTGATGGTTTAGATCATGTGAAGACTTTCGACTTGAGAAGTGAGTCGATTATAGGTTCGGAATATTATTACATCAAACCTAACGATGTAATATATATACCAACTAATTCTAATTCATTCTTTCGTATAGATTCGTTTACGTCTTTCGTGTCGTTTGTAGTAACGCCTTTATCTTTAATAATAATGGCTGTTAGTTTATTTAATAATTAA
- a CDS encoding peptide deformylase (product_source=KO:K01462; cath_funfam=3.90.45.10; cog=COG0242; ko=KO:K01462; pfam=PF01327; superfamily=56420; tigrfam=TIGR00079) translates to MIYPIYLYGHPVLRKETKDISVDYPNLVKLLEDMYETMYRADGVGLAAPQIGLEDRILVIDLTPCEEQDPSCANFKKAFINARIIEKSDETAIMEEGCLSIPNIHEKVARSNRIRIQYLDENLEPHDEVYEGYKARVIQHEYDHLEGLMFVDHISGIRKQMIRSKLNKIMSGNVNCSYKIKRSKKTI, encoded by the coding sequence ATGATATACCCTATTTATTTATACGGACATCCCGTTTTAAGAAAAGAGACAAAAGACATCTCTGTTGATTATCCTAATTTGGTTAAACTGTTAGAAGATATGTATGAAACAATGTACAGAGCAGATGGAGTTGGTTTAGCTGCTCCTCAAATAGGATTGGAGGATAGGATATTAGTGATTGATTTAACCCCTTGTGAAGAGCAAGACCCTTCTTGTGCTAATTTTAAGAAAGCATTTATTAATGCAAGAATAATAGAAAAGAGCGACGAAACTGCAATTATGGAAGAAGGTTGTTTGTCTATTCCTAATATTCACGAAAAAGTAGCACGTTCTAATCGTATTCGTATTCAGTATTTAGATGAGAATTTAGAACCCCACGACGAAGTTTATGAAGGTTATAAAGCTCGAGTTATACAACACGAATATGACCATTTAGAAGGGCTTATGTTTGTAGATCATATCAGTGGAATAAGAAAACAAATGATACGTTCAAAGCTAAACAAAATAATGTCGGGTAATGTAAATTGTTCGTATAAAATTAAACGTTCTAAGAAAACTATTTAA